The following is a genomic window from Streptomyces chrestomyceticus JCM 4735.
CCGGAGGTCGGAGAGGCGGCGGCCATCTCGCCCAGCATCCGCATCACCAGGACGACCAGCAGGCCGGTCAGCGCGTACGAGATCAGGATGCCGGGACCGGCCGCCGCGATGCCCGCGCCGGAGCCCACGAAGAGCCCGGCGCCGATCACGCCGCCGATGGCGATCATCGACAGATGGCGGTTCTTGAGACCTGCCTGAAGGCCGTCGGGAGACTGGCCTCCGCCGGGGCCGCCGGAGCCACCGGCCGCCTTGCCCGCGTTCATGGTCGGCGGATGCGCGCCCATGTGCACCGTCCTTCTGTGGTTCTCGGTGTCGAGTCCCCGCATTAGAACTGCGTTAACGGCCGTTTTGGAAGATCTGAATCCGGATCGTTGCGTGGATCTCATTTCCGCACGTCACCGTGTGTACATCGCACGTATGGCGGCCGGGGGGACCGGCGACACCTACCCCGGGCCCGGCGGGCGACACGTCCGTGCAACACTCAGCACATGCGCGTGTATCTCGGCTCCGACCATGCCGGTTTCGAACTGAAGAACCACCTCGTCGAGTGGCTCAAGGCCCACGGCCACGAGCCCGTCGACTGCGGCCCGCACATCTACGACGCCGTGGACGACTATCCGCCGTTCTGCCTGCGCGCCGCCGAGCGGACCGCGGCCGACCCGGAGAGCCTGGGCATCGTCATCGGCGGCTCCGGCAACGGTGAGCAGATCGCCGCCAACAAGGTCAAGGGCGTACGGGCGGTGCTGGCCTGGAGCGAGGAGACCGCGAAGCTGGGGCGTGAGCACAACGACGCCAACGTGATCTCGGTCGGCGGCCGGATGCACACCCGGGACGAGGCGACGAAGTTCGTCGAGGCGTTCCTGGCCACGCCGTACTCGAACGAGGAGCGGCACACCCGCCGCATCGAGATGCTCTCCCGCTACGAGACCACCGGCGAGCTCCCGGACATCCCGGCCCACCACCCGCAGCAGGGCTGAGCCCACCCGCCGTCCCGCCCGCGCCCCCGCCGGCGCGGGCGGTCGCCGTACCCCCGCCGAGGAGGCGTCGACCCATGCCCGAGGGGCACACGATCCACCGCCTCGCGCTGGACCACCGTGCGCTCTTCGAGGGCGCGCCGGTCCGGGCGAGCAGCCCCCAGGGCAAGTTCTCCGACAGCGCGGCGCTGATCGACGGCCAGGTCATGACCACCGCCGAGGCGCACGGCAAGCACCTCTTCCTCGGCTTCGGGCCCGCCGGATGGGTCCACATCCACCTCGGCCTCTTCGGCAAGCTGACCTTCGGCGACGCCCCGGCCCCGCCGCCCACCGACACCGTACGGCTGCGGCTGGCCAACGCCACCGCCTACGCGGACCTGCGCGGCCCCACCGCCTGCGCGCTGCTCACCGACGCCGAGAAGCAGGCGATACACGACCGCCTCGGCCCCGACCCGCTGCGCCCCGAGGACGACGGCGAGCGCGCCTGGGCGCGGATCTCCCGCAGCCGTACGTCGGTCGCCGCCCTGCTGATGGACCAGAAGGTGATCGCGGGCGTCGGCAACGTCTACCGCGCCGAGGTCCTCTTCCGGCACGGCATCGACCCGTACCGCGCCGGACGTGACCTTCTGCGGTCCGAATGGGACGCCATCTGGGCGGACCTGGTCGACCTGATGCGCGAAGGGGTCCGGCACAACCGCATCGACACGGTCCGCGCCGAACACCTGCCCGAGGCCATGGGCCGCCCCCCGCGCGTCGACGACCACGGCGGCGAGGTCTACGTCTACCGCCGGGCCCGCCAGGAGTGCCACATCTGCCGCGCCGAGATCCGCACGGCGGCCCTGGCCAACCGCAATCTCTTCTGGTGTCCGGGGTGCCAGCCGAAGTGACCGCTGAGCCGTCCGGCGCCTAGTGGGAACGGACCGCCCCTCCGACGAAGTAGTCCAGCTCCGGCTCGAACTCCAGCCGGGGAACGGCGGCCAGCATGTGGGGCCGCAGGTCAGAGGTCACTTCGTAGTCCGCGAAGGCAAGCCATTCGTCCGTCCCCGCCGGGAGACGGCGGTCGAAGAGGTCACGGATACGCAGGATCTCTTCCCGGCTGAGCTCGGTGACATCGGCCAGGCGTTCGTCGGCGTC
Proteins encoded in this region:
- a CDS encoding ribose-5-phosphate isomerase yields the protein MRVYLGSDHAGFELKNHLVEWLKAHGHEPVDCGPHIYDAVDDYPPFCLRAAERTAADPESLGIVIGGSGNGEQIAANKVKGVRAVLAWSEETAKLGREHNDANVISVGGRMHTRDEATKFVEAFLATPYSNEERHTRRIEMLSRYETTGELPDIPAHHPQQG
- a CDS encoding Fpg/Nei family DNA glycosylase, translated to MPEGHTIHRLALDHRALFEGAPVRASSPQGKFSDSAALIDGQVMTTAEAHGKHLFLGFGPAGWVHIHLGLFGKLTFGDAPAPPPTDTVRLRLANATAYADLRGPTACALLTDAEKQAIHDRLGPDPLRPEDDGERAWARISRSRTSVAALLMDQKVIAGVGNVYRAEVLFRHGIDPYRAGRDLLRSEWDAIWADLVDLMREGVRHNRIDTVRAEHLPEAMGRPPRVDDHGGEVYVYRRARQECHICRAEIRTAALANRNLFWCPGCQPK